The Methylomonas koyamae genome has a segment encoding these proteins:
- the secY gene encoding preprotein translocase subunit SecY: MSAKGYEVSAGSFRFGELKSRLLFVLGAFVVYRIGAHIPVPGIDPKALSTMFEQQSGSILNMFNMFSGGALMRLSLFALGIMPYISASIIMQLMTIVIPAMEQLKKEGESGRRKISQYTRYGTVILAMFQSVGISVALQNQTAGGLAVVIQPGIGFIVVTTITLVTGTIFLMWLGEQVTERGIGNGISLLIFAGIVSGLPSAIGGTLELARTGEMNGAFIVLLFALSIFVTGIVVFVERGQRRITINYPKRQQGNKVYAGQSSFLPLKLNMAGVIPPIFASSIILFPATIAGWFGNIDGFSWLQDVASVLSPGQPVYVLCYALAIVFFCFFYTALVFNSKETAENLKKSGAYLPGIRPGIQTTSYIDKVMTRLTLIGAVYITLICLLPEFLIVYWNVPFSFGGTSLLIIVVVVMDFISQMQTHLMSQQYEGLMKKANLKKS; the protein is encoded by the coding sequence GTGAGTGCTAAAGGTTACGAAGTGTCTGCTGGAAGTTTTCGGTTTGGTGAGCTGAAATCGAGGCTTTTGTTTGTTCTCGGTGCTTTCGTTGTTTATCGAATCGGCGCACATATACCTGTCCCCGGGATAGATCCTAAGGCGTTGTCCACGATGTTTGAGCAGCAATCGGGCTCAATTTTGAACATGTTCAATATGTTCTCTGGTGGAGCTTTGATGCGTTTAAGTTTGTTCGCGCTTGGTATCATGCCATATATTTCTGCTTCGATCATAATGCAGCTGATGACCATAGTCATTCCAGCAATGGAGCAGTTAAAAAAGGAAGGCGAGTCCGGTCGGCGGAAAATTTCTCAGTACACTCGTTATGGCACCGTTATTTTGGCGATGTTCCAATCGGTAGGTATCTCTGTCGCGCTGCAAAACCAGACTGCTGGCGGTCTCGCTGTTGTCATACAGCCTGGAATAGGTTTTATTGTTGTTACAACGATCACGTTGGTTACTGGGACTATATTCCTGATGTGGCTTGGTGAGCAAGTCACTGAGCGTGGCATTGGTAACGGGATTTCGCTACTGATTTTTGCTGGCATCGTATCCGGTTTGCCGTCGGCCATTGGTGGCACGTTGGAGTTGGCTCGCACCGGTGAAATGAATGGTGCGTTTATAGTGCTGCTGTTCGCGCTATCGATTTTCGTAACAGGTATAGTGGTGTTTGTCGAGCGGGGGCAAAGGAGAATAACGATTAACTACCCCAAGCGGCAGCAGGGTAACAAAGTTTACGCCGGGCAGAGCTCTTTTCTACCGTTAAAGCTGAATATGGCAGGCGTAATTCCCCCGATTTTTGCTTCAAGCATTATTCTTTTCCCGGCAACGATTGCGGGCTGGTTCGGTAACATCGACGGTTTCTCTTGGTTGCAAGATGTTGCTTCCGTTTTGTCTCCAGGACAGCCTGTTTATGTGCTGTGTTATGCGTTAGCGATTGTTTTTTTCTGCTTTTTCTACACGGCATTGGTGTTCAATTCCAAGGAGACAGCGGAAAACCTCAAAAAGTCCGGCGCCTATTTGCCAGGGATACGTCCCGGAATACAGACTACAAGTTACATTGACAAAGTCATGACTCGCCTAACGTTAATTGGCGCTGTATACATCACTTTGATCTGTCTGCTTCCGGAATTTTTGATTGTATACTGGAATGTCCCATTTTCCTTTGGCGGTACATCGTTGCTCATTATTGTTGTTGTCGTGATGGATTTTATATCCCAAATGCAAACGCATTTGATGTCGCAGCAGTACGAAGGATTAATGAAAAAAGCCAATTTGAAAAAATCTTGA
- a CDS encoding DNA-directed RNA polymerase subunit alpha, with amino-acid sequence MQSSIGGLLKPRLVEVINESANHSRIVIEPLERGFGHSLGNALRRVMLSSIPGCAVTEISIDGVLHEFTTIEGVQEDVIDIILNLKKLAVIVHSRDEVTLTLSKKGAGTVTAGDIELPHNVEIANPDLVIANVTQDIELNIKIKVERGRGYVPASVRKEMYDDAPVGVLMLDAAFSPIVKVAYHVESTRVEQRTNLDRLVIELETNGTVDPEHAIKTAASILHDQLSVFVDFEKVNEQVQEEVAIEEESFDPVLLRPVDDLELTVRSANCLKAENIFYIGDLIQRTEVELLRTPNLGKKSLTEIKDILAIKGLSLGMRLENWPPENLADQSQAGI; translated from the coding sequence ATGCAGAGTTCTATTGGCGGCCTTCTGAAGCCGAGATTAGTCGAGGTTATAAACGAATCGGCTAACCATTCCCGTATTGTGATTGAACCTCTTGAGAGAGGATTCGGTCATTCGCTCGGTAATGCTTTGAGAAGAGTTATGCTCTCTTCTATTCCTGGTTGTGCTGTCACGGAGATTTCTATCGACGGAGTCTTGCACGAATTCACAACGATAGAAGGCGTTCAAGAAGATGTCATCGATATTATCTTGAATTTGAAGAAGCTGGCCGTAATTGTCCATTCCAGGGATGAAGTCACATTGACTTTGTCAAAAAAAGGCGCCGGAACGGTAACCGCTGGCGATATAGAATTGCCACACAACGTTGAGATAGCCAATCCGGATTTGGTTATCGCCAACGTGACTCAAGATATCGAATTAAACATTAAAATTAAGGTCGAGCGCGGCAGAGGTTATGTTCCTGCTAGCGTGCGTAAAGAAATGTATGACGATGCGCCTGTAGGTGTTTTGATGTTGGACGCAGCGTTCAGTCCTATCGTCAAAGTTGCATATCATGTAGAGAGCACCCGTGTCGAACAGCGTACCAATCTGGATCGCTTGGTCATCGAATTGGAGACAAACGGAACGGTTGATCCCGAGCACGCAATCAAAACTGCCGCTTCGATATTGCATGATCAGTTATCTGTTTTCGTTGACTTTGAGAAGGTTAATGAGCAGGTTCAGGAAGAAGTCGCAATCGAAGAAGAATCTTTCGATCCGGTTTTGTTGCGGCCCGTTGATGATTTGGAGTTGACTGTTCGTTCGGCAAATTGCTTGAAAGCCGAGAACATATTTTATATTGGCGATTTGATCCAACGCACCGAAGTGGAGTTGTTACGGACGCCTAATTTGGGCAAAAAATCGCTCACAGAGATTAAAGACATCCTGGCCATTAAAGGACTGTCGTTAGGCATGCGGCTCGAGAATTGGCCGCCTGAGAATTTGGCAGACCAATCCCAAGCTGGAATTTGA
- the rplO gene encoding 50S ribosomal protein L15 produces the protein MYLNTIQAAYGSRKKAKRVGRGIGSTDGKTCGRGHKGQKARAGGFHKVGFEGGQMPLQRRLPKVGFTSRTKKYSAEVRLSEINSLNVDLVDIQVLVDNNLVPVFAKKVKVVNTGVISRPLTLKGVGVTAGAKLTIEAAGGKVEA, from the coding sequence ATGTATTTAAACACCATACAAGCCGCATACGGGTCTAGAAAAAAAGCTAAGCGGGTCGGTCGCGGTATCGGCTCTACTGACGGTAAAACCTGCGGCCGCGGCCATAAAGGGCAGAAAGCGAGGGCTGGTGGGTTCCATAAAGTCGGCTTTGAGGGCGGGCAGATGCCGCTCCAAAGAAGGCTTCCTAAAGTTGGCTTTACTTCTCGCACTAAGAAATACTCTGCTGAAGTCCGTTTAAGTGAAATAAATTCATTGAATGTAGACTTGGTTGATATACAGGTGTTGGTTGATAATAATCTGGTTCCTGTGTTTGCGAAGAAAGTCAAAGTAGTAAATACCGGTGTTATATCTCGCCCGCTTACATTGAAAGGTGTTGGTGTTACGGCTGGTGCGAAGTTAACGATTGAAGCTGCTGGTGGCAAAGTAGAGGCCTAA
- a CDS encoding glyceraldehyde 3-phosphate dehydrogenase NAD-binding domain-containing protein: MSLRVAIVGLGRIGRGVLRTNFSQISGGRYEICVVCDVMTIDHVAYLLANDSTYGRPPFRVDCDGNDLILDGKRIRYQRVDRRRSGPSEHGLDVLKEFELDVLFDATGTASINDFQTILERNIARKALCTWNITGCDISIVYGVNHADYLPDKHHVISASTCTGNAMVPICYILDKHFGIVSARIATIHPQLSDQRVLDGYHSSSQLGRGCAASIIPTGTNVAKSTSLVLPNLAGKLEAISYRVPTAIVSVIDFTAYLATDTSQQECIEWFERYAENQLSGIIYCDYGAWGHQKASIDYMRTDYSAILLMGQITVNNKRQIGLALMHDNEHAYCCRVLDVLGVLESRAVT, encoded by the coding sequence ATGAGCTTGCGGGTTGCAATTGTCGGTCTAGGGCGTATAGGACGTGGCGTTTTGCGAACTAATTTTTCCCAGATTAGCGGTGGACGCTACGAAATCTGCGTCGTATGTGACGTGATGACGATAGACCACGTCGCGTATCTGTTGGCAAACGACAGCACATACGGCAGGCCACCGTTTCGAGTCGATTGCGACGGTAACGATCTGATTTTGGACGGCAAAAGAATACGTTACCAGCGTGTCGACAGGCGGCGTAGCGGGCCTTCCGAGCACGGCCTGGATGTTTTGAAAGAATTCGAATTGGATGTATTGTTCGACGCGACCGGTACCGCTAGCATCAACGATTTTCAAACGATTCTGGAACGGAATATCGCCCGCAAAGCATTGTGTACCTGGAATATTACCGGATGCGACATCAGCATAGTCTATGGCGTAAATCACGCGGATTATCTGCCCGATAAACACCACGTCATCTCTGCTAGCACCTGTACCGGTAACGCGATGGTGCCTATATGCTACATTTTAGACAAGCATTTCGGCATAGTTTCGGCACGGATAGCGACAATACACCCCCAACTATCCGACCAAAGGGTATTGGACGGTTACCATTCGTCTTCCCAATTAGGCCGGGGTTGTGCAGCGTCAATCATCCCAACTGGTACCAATGTCGCCAAATCGACAAGTTTGGTATTACCCAATTTAGCAGGCAAATTAGAAGCCATTTCCTATCGAGTGCCGACGGCGATAGTCTCCGTTATCGATTTTACGGCTTACTTGGCTACGGATACGAGTCAACAGGAATGTATTGAATGGTTCGAACGGTACGCAGAAAACCAGTTATCTGGAATAATTTATTGCGATTACGGTGCGTGGGGCCACCAAAAAGCTAGCATAGATTACATGCGAACCGACTATTCGGCGATTCTGCTGATGGGCCAAATCACGGTCAACAACAAAAGACAAATTGGCTTAGCTTTGATGCACGATAACGAACACGCTTATTGCTGTAGAGTGTTAGACGTCCTCGGAGTACTGGAGTCGAGAGCCGTAACCTGA
- the rpsE gene encoding 30S ribosomal protein S5 has product MATAPSQGSADGLQEKLVSVRRVAKVVKGGRVFGFAALTVVGDGDGRVGYGVSKAREVPVAIQKSLEQARKNMRKVALKDGTLQYSIMSNTGAAKVYMQPASDGTGIIAGGAMRAVFEVVGVHNVLAKCIGTSNPINVVRATINGLTAMQDAKRIAAKRGLTVEQITG; this is encoded by the coding sequence ATGGCAACAGCACCATCTCAAGGTAGCGCTGACGGGCTGCAAGAGAAATTAGTATCCGTTCGTCGCGTGGCGAAAGTTGTGAAAGGCGGTAGGGTATTTGGTTTTGCCGCGCTTACAGTAGTAGGCGATGGCGACGGGCGCGTCGGTTACGGTGTATCAAAAGCGAGAGAAGTTCCTGTCGCTATACAGAAGTCTTTAGAGCAAGCGCGTAAAAATATGAGAAAGGTTGCTCTCAAGGATGGGACCTTGCAATACTCGATAATGTCAAATACTGGTGCCGCTAAAGTGTATATGCAGCCTGCATCTGATGGTACTGGTATCATCGCGGGCGGTGCTATGAGGGCGGTTTTTGAAGTAGTCGGTGTGCATAATGTATTAGCCAAATGTATCGGAACCAGTAACCCTATTAACGTTGTTAGAGCAACTATCAATGGCCTAACTGCGATGCAAGACGCCAAGAGAATTGCGGCTAAGCGCGGTTTGACTGTAGAACAAATTACAGGATAA
- the rpsD gene encoding 30S ribosomal protein S4 yields MARYLGPACKLSRREGTDLFLKSRGKSLESKCKLDQRPGQHGAKRTRNSDYAMQLRAKQRLRRIYGVLEKQFRNYYKAADLQKGATGQNLLDFLESRLDNVVYRMGYAATRAEARQLVSHKAILVNDRLINIPSYQVSAGDVVKVREKAKSQQRIKDALVVAEQYGFPVWVEVNTKEMSGVFKSVPDRVDLGSDINEQLVVELYSK; encoded by the coding sequence ATGGCAAGATATCTTGGTCCTGCGTGTAAGTTGAGCCGCAGAGAAGGCACAGATCTTTTTTTAAAGAGCCGGGGTAAATCTCTGGAGAGTAAGTGCAAATTGGATCAGCGCCCTGGTCAGCACGGGGCTAAACGCACTAGAAACTCTGATTATGCAATGCAGCTTCGGGCGAAGCAGCGCTTGCGTCGCATTTACGGCGTGTTGGAAAAGCAATTCAGAAACTACTACAAAGCGGCGGATTTGCAAAAAGGCGCCACCGGTCAAAATCTCTTGGATTTCCTTGAGTCTAGACTGGACAACGTAGTTTATCGTATGGGATATGCCGCGACCCGTGCTGAAGCAAGACAGTTGGTCTCTCACAAGGCTATCCTGGTTAATGATCGCCTTATCAACATCCCGTCCTACCAAGTGTCTGCGGGAGACGTGGTAAAGGTTAGAGAAAAAGCCAAGTCTCAGCAGCGTATCAAGGATGCCTTGGTTGTAGCAGAGCAGTATGGTTTTCCTGTATGGGTGGAAGTTAATACCAAAGAAATGAGTGGTGTTTTCAAGTCCGTGCCTGACCGTGTTGATCTGGGTTCCGACATCAACGAGCAGTTGGTCGTTGAGCTTTATTCTAAGTAG
- the rpsK gene encoding 30S ribosomal protein S11 has translation MATQNRVKKRIKKEVADGIVHVHASFNNTIVTITDRKGNALSWATSGGSGFRGSRKSTPFAAQVAAEKAGAVAQEYGMKNLDVMIKGPGPGRESAVRSLNSMGFKISNIVDVTPIPHNGCRPPKKRRV, from the coding sequence ATGGCAACCCAAAATCGAGTTAAGAAACGGATAAAAAAGGAAGTCGCTGACGGCATTGTTCATGTCCACGCTTCCTTTAATAATACGATCGTTACAATCACAGATCGGAAAGGCAACGCCTTGTCCTGGGCGACTTCGGGCGGCTCGGGGTTTCGTGGTTCAAGAAAGAGCACCCCATTTGCGGCGCAAGTGGCGGCTGAAAAAGCCGGGGCAGTCGCTCAAGAGTATGGTATGAAAAACCTAGATGTTATGATCAAAGGACCCGGTCCTGGCCGTGAGTCTGCGGTTCGCTCATTAAACAGTATGGGTTTTAAAATTTCGAATATTGTGGATGTGACGCCTATTCCTCATAACGGATGCCGTCCCCCGAAAAAGCGTCGCGTTTAG
- the rplQ gene encoding 50S ribosomal protein L17, translated as MRHRKSGRQLNKNSSHRKALFSNMACSLFKHELIKTTLPKAKELRMIAEPLITLSKNDSVAKRRQAFAKLRDRDVVTKLFNELGPRYSTRNGGYLRIIKCGFRPGDDAPMAYVELVDRAEPTTSDE; from the coding sequence ATGAGACACCGTAAATCTGGAAGACAGTTAAATAAAAACAGCAGTCATAGAAAAGCGCTGTTCAGCAACATGGCCTGCTCTCTGTTTAAACATGAGTTGATTAAAACTACTCTTCCTAAGGCAAAAGAATTAAGAATGATTGCCGAGCCTCTGATAACCCTTTCGAAAAACGATTCGGTTGCAAAGCGTCGCCAAGCCTTCGCCAAGTTGCGTGACCGCGATGTCGTGACCAAGTTGTTTAACGAGTTGGGTCCCCGTTATTCAACCAGAAATGGTGGCTATTTGAGGATCATCAAATGCGGATTCCGTCCTGGCGACGACGCCCCGATGGCTTACGTAGAATTGGTGGATAGAGCAGAACCAACAACGTCTGATGAATAA
- the rplR gene encoding 50S ribosomal protein L18 has translation MDKKSSRLKRALKLRCKIKKLNVNRLTIHRTSQHIYAQVLSADGKLTVASASTVLADVKAKVKNTSNVDAATEVGKLIAERAIAAGVQQVAFDRSGFKYHGRVKALADAAREAGLKF, from the coding sequence ATGGATAAGAAATCTTCCAGGCTGAAGCGAGCACTCAAGCTGCGCTGCAAGATCAAAAAGTTGAATGTCAATCGGTTGACCATACATCGTACGTCCCAACACATTTATGCCCAAGTGCTAAGTGCGGACGGTAAGCTAACAGTGGCTTCCGCTTCGACTGTGCTTGCCGATGTAAAGGCTAAAGTAAAGAATACCAGTAACGTCGATGCAGCTACTGAGGTAGGTAAGCTTATTGCGGAAAGAGCGATAGCAGCAGGTGTCCAACAAGTCGCGTTTGATCGGTCAGGTTTTAAATATCACGGTCGCGTGAAGGCATTGGCTGATGCTGCTCGCGAAGCCGGATTGAAGTTTTAG
- the rpsM gene encoding 30S ribosomal protein S13: MARIAGINVADHKHAEIALTAIYGIGRQTARDICSEVGVNPAAKIRDLTEDQVEAIRKVISGMTVEGDLRREVSMNIKRLMDLGCYRGIRHRRGLPLRGQRTRTNARTRKGPRKSVTK; encoded by the coding sequence ATGGCTCGTATTGCTGGTATAAACGTGGCTGATCATAAGCATGCGGAGATAGCCTTAACAGCTATTTACGGAATTGGTAGGCAGACTGCTAGAGATATTTGCAGTGAAGTTGGTGTTAATCCCGCTGCCAAAATCAGGGATCTGACTGAAGATCAAGTTGAGGCAATACGCAAAGTCATTTCTGGTATGACCGTTGAAGGCGATCTGCGTAGGGAAGTCTCTATGAACATAAAGAGGCTTATGGATCTTGGCTGCTATCGCGGAATTCGCCATCGTCGGGGGCTTCCGTTGAGAGGTCAGCGGACTCGTACGAATGCGAGGACAAGAAAGGGACCTCGTAAATCGGTCACCAAGTAA
- the rpmD gene encoding 50S ribosomal protein L30, which produces MSGRKLSVMMTKSKNGRLKSHQLCLKGLGLSRIRQVVEVVDTPENRGMINKVAYMLKVEEV; this is translated from the coding sequence ATGTCTGGCAGAAAGTTGAGTGTGATGATGACAAAAAGTAAGAACGGTAGGCTAAAAAGTCATCAATTGTGCCTGAAAGGCTTGGGTTTGAGCAGAATTCGTCAAGTGGTAGAAGTAGTCGACACGCCGGAGAACAGAGGCATGATTAATAAAGTCGCTTACATGCTTAAAGTAGAGGAAGTCTAA
- a CDS encoding DNA-deoxyinosine glycosylase, with product MDAITGFPPIASDKASVLILGSMPGIASLNAGEYYAHPRNQFWPIICQLLQIDTLCSYDARRKAMNDRGIAVWDVIKTCTRYGSLDSAINKKSIITNDFDSFFELHPSICHVFFNGATAETLFRRHFLAKLQNNPRNALIYTRLPSTSPAHAALSIDQKLTAWKAVTDATSAQSNPKLQEIEINLGS from the coding sequence ATGGATGCTATTACCGGCTTCCCTCCTATAGCCTCAGATAAGGCAAGTGTGCTTATTTTAGGCAGTATGCCTGGAATCGCTTCACTCAACGCTGGCGAGTATTATGCTCATCCTCGCAATCAATTTTGGCCCATTATCTGTCAACTATTACAAATCGACACTCTATGCTCTTACGATGCTAGGCGAAAAGCAATGAATGACCGAGGCATCGCCGTTTGGGACGTGATAAAAACTTGTACCCGTTATGGCAGCTTGGATTCCGCAATTAATAAAAAATCAATCATTACCAACGATTTCGATAGTTTTTTTGAACTACACCCGTCGATCTGCCACGTGTTTTTCAACGGAGCTACCGCCGAAACACTTTTTCGGAGACATTTCTTAGCAAAATTGCAGAACAACCCCAGAAATGCGCTTATCTATACAAGACTGCCATCGACAAGCCCCGCCCATGCAGCGTTATCGATCGACCAAAAGCTGACAGCTTGGAAAGCCGTCACCGACGCAACTAGCGCCCAATCCAATCCTAAGCTGCAGGAGATAGAAATAAATTTAGGATCCTAA
- the rpmJ gene encoding 50S ribosomal protein L36 — MKVRASIKAICKSCKVIKRNGVVRVICKDGRHKQRQG, encoded by the coding sequence GTGAAAGTACGCGCTTCAATTAAAGCCATTTGCAAAAGCTGCAAAGTTATAAAAAGAAATGGCGTAGTCAGGGTCATCTGTAAAGATGGTCGTCACAAGCAAAGGCAAGGATAG